In the genome of SAR202 cluster bacterium, one region contains:
- the prmA gene encoding 50S ribosomal protein L11 methyltransferase, whose protein sequence is MASVSKEWIELTIQTKDELIEPLTELLRKYSLPFAVVLYDKGERISEMFQVSDLVRVYTYIPVDSKSQNIREMVDVGLKVLSIIHETTIIDEKYVDKDYWEQIWKTHFSILPILDKLVIKPIWQELPDQDHPTVINLDPGMAFGTGHHPTTRMCLEELSRQDLSGKSILDIGSGSGILSIAAIKLGAESCYGIDIDENATHSALNNIKMNGVSDNITLQTGVLEDLDTSFKYDVIVANITAQIIVNLVPFISSHLKPNGIIITSGILLELFSDVETTFKKLGFETTSFISSGDWALGVFSHI, encoded by the coding sequence GTGGCATCTGTATCAAAAGAATGGATAGAATTAACAATCCAGACAAAAGATGAACTCATAGAGCCTCTTACAGAACTACTACGAAAATATTCACTTCCATTTGCTGTTGTATTATATGATAAAGGTGAACGAATTTCAGAAATGTTTCAAGTCTCCGATCTTGTTCGTGTTTACACATACATTCCAGTTGATTCTAAGTCTCAAAATATACGTGAAATGGTAGATGTTGGTTTAAAAGTTCTCAGTATAATTCATGAAACTACAATTATAGATGAAAAATATGTAGATAAAGATTATTGGGAACAAATATGGAAAACTCATTTTTCAATATTACCGATACTGGATAAACTTGTTATTAAACCTATTTGGCAAGAATTACCTGATCAAGATCATCCTACTGTAATAAATTTAGACCCTGGGATGGCGTTTGGCACCGGTCACCATCCTACAACTAGGATGTGTTTAGAAGAACTTTCTAGGCAAGATTTATCTGGAAAATCTATATTAGATATAGGGTCAGGTTCTGGGATTCTTTCCATTGCAGCTATTAAACTTGGAGCGGAATCTTGTTATGGTATAGATATTGATGAAAATGCAACCCATTCAGCTTTGAACAATATCAAAATGAATGGCGTATCAGATAATATCACTCTACAAACCGGGGTTTTAGAAGATCTTGATACTTCATTTAAATATGATGTGATTGTTGCTAATATCACAGCGCAGATAATTGTTAATTTAGTACCTTTTATAAGTTCACACTTAAAACCCAATGGAATAATAATTACTTCAGGTATTTTATTAGAACTTTTTTCTGATGTAGAAACTACGTTTAAAAAGTTAGGATTTGAGACAACCAGTTTTATATCTTCAGGGGATTGGGCATTAGGAGTTTTTTCTCATATTTAG